In Myxococcus stipitatus, a single window of DNA contains:
- a CDS encoding membrane dipeptidase, which translates to MSRHHLLRCCSTFVMAMALSCTPVQEETPAPEPLGAQAQPLGVPGFAELHHHMFAEEAFGGGWFHGTVTDALTRCDGGWPESDHARVRMDLSHLLNLCPNSSNIDLRGVPVLSQLFGVAGAVGSEFLGKIEGTEGDTGLHDGRRDPNTEWPRWDTIAHQQSWEGWLKQAHQGGMSLVVVSAVSNGFLCEALPPQNRTRPCDEMVDVEVQLQKAREFAATRDWVDLALTPADARRIISEGKLAMVLSIETSKLFGAKDWRAELDRFHALGVRTLQPVHQLDNRFGGAAPHNAIFQAAQFLENCHIDSDCGLTVGGLTLGFDVDGSCRNVRGLTAEGQQLVQAMMDKGMLIDLAHLSEKGVRDAFTVAERNTYYPLYVSHGHFREVMNGKLAENEKTTPAWVVQLLRRTGGMFGLRTAHDETRAYTKSGVENNCQGSSRSFAQAYEFGRQGLKVPMAFGADFNGFIQQTRPRFGEHGACSAGFQAEADAQARQQELSGPGRLGTPFDEFGLAHVGLLPDMIRDLKNLGVDTAGLTGSSETFIRMWERATTARAGMADAALDIDTTGVAPWVKPEDREAAYPTVCGKHYAPDSKDMNESCRFDDECLTEQCSSVVCSLIKGRCVCNGDEDCGGVGYCQKDTPGNPADNDCVPKKADWASCSRDGQCQSGECGGCADAVGWCFTPNSKTYGQTCKSDRECTTNRCGADCYLNPTGSCLCDSDSHCGANQYCGWGLNSGKCQDKKGRGAACASGRECLSGTCRWSFTCK; encoded by the coding sequence ATGTCCCGTCACCACCTGCTGAGATGTTGTTCCACCTTCGTCATGGCGATGGCCCTGTCCTGCACCCCGGTGCAGGAGGAGACCCCGGCTCCGGAGCCGCTGGGGGCGCAGGCGCAGCCGCTGGGCGTGCCTGGCTTCGCGGAGCTGCACCACCACATGTTCGCGGAGGAGGCGTTCGGCGGGGGCTGGTTCCACGGCACCGTGACGGACGCGCTGACGCGGTGTGATGGCGGGTGGCCGGAGAGCGACCACGCGCGGGTGCGGATGGACTTGAGCCACCTGCTGAACCTGTGTCCCAACTCCAGCAACATCGACCTGCGCGGGGTGCCGGTGTTGTCGCAGCTGTTCGGCGTGGCGGGGGCGGTGGGGTCGGAGTTCCTGGGCAAGATTGAAGGCACCGAGGGCGACACGGGGCTGCACGACGGGCGTCGCGACCCGAACACGGAGTGGCCGCGGTGGGACACCATCGCGCACCAGCAGTCGTGGGAGGGGTGGTTGAAGCAGGCGCACCAGGGCGGCATGTCGCTGGTGGTGGTGTCGGCGGTGAGCAACGGCTTCTTGTGCGAGGCGCTGCCGCCGCAGAACCGCACGCGGCCGTGCGACGAGATGGTGGACGTGGAGGTGCAGCTGCAGAAGGCGCGCGAGTTCGCGGCGACGCGGGACTGGGTGGACCTGGCGCTGACGCCGGCGGACGCGCGGCGCATCATCTCCGAGGGCAAGCTGGCGATGGTGCTCTCCATCGAGACGAGCAAGCTGTTCGGCGCGAAGGACTGGCGCGCGGAGCTGGACCGCTTCCACGCGTTGGGCGTGCGCACGTTGCAGCCGGTGCACCAGCTGGACAACCGCTTCGGCGGGGCGGCGCCGCACAACGCCATCTTCCAGGCGGCGCAGTTCCTGGAGAACTGCCACATCGACTCGGATTGTGGGCTGACGGTGGGGGGGCTGACGCTGGGCTTCGACGTGGATGGGAGCTGCCGCAACGTGCGTGGCCTGACGGCGGAGGGGCAGCAGCTGGTGCAGGCGATGATGGACAAGGGGATGCTCATCGACCTGGCGCACCTGTCGGAGAAGGGCGTGCGGGACGCGTTCACGGTGGCGGAGCGCAACACGTACTACCCGCTGTACGTGAGCCACGGCCACTTCCGCGAGGTGATGAACGGCAAGCTGGCGGAGAACGAGAAGACGACGCCGGCGTGGGTGGTGCAGCTGCTGCGGCGCACGGGCGGCATGTTCGGCCTGCGCACGGCGCACGACGAGACGCGCGCGTACACGAAGTCCGGCGTGGAGAACAACTGCCAGGGCTCGTCGCGCTCGTTCGCGCAGGCGTATGAGTTCGGCCGTCAGGGGTTGAAGGTGCCCATGGCGTTCGGCGCGGACTTCAACGGCTTCATCCAGCAGACGCGTCCGCGCTTCGGTGAGCACGGGGCGTGTTCGGCGGGCTTCCAGGCGGAGGCGGACGCGCAGGCGCGGCAGCAGGAGCTGAGCGGGCCGGGGCGGCTGGGGACGCCGTTCGACGAGTTCGGCCTGGCGCACGTGGGCCTGTTGCCGGACATGATTCGGGACCTGAAGAACCTGGGGGTGGACACGGCGGGGCTGACGGGTTCGTCGGAGACGTTCATCCGGATGTGGGAGCGGGCGACGACGGCGCGCGCGGGCATGGCGGACGCGGCGCTGGACATCGACACGACGGGCGTGGCGCCGTGGGTGAAGCCGGAGGACCGCGAGGCGGCGTACCCCACGGTGTGTGGCAAGCACTACGCGCCGGACTCGAAGGACATGAACGAGTCGTGCCGCTTCGACGACGAGTGCCTCACCGAGCAGTGCTCTTCGGTGGTGTGCAGCCTCATCAAGGGCCGCTGCGTGTGCAACGGCGACGAGGACTGCGGCGGCGTGGGCTACTGCCAGAAGGACACGCCGGGCAACCCGGCGGACAACGACTGCGTGCCGAAGAAGGCGGACTGGGCGTCGTGCAGCCGGGATGGGCAGTGCCAGTCCGGCGAGTGTGGGGGCTGCGCGGACGCCGTGGGGTGGTGCTTCACGCCGAACTCGAAGACGTACGGGCAGACGTGCAAGTCCGACCGGGAGTGCACGACGAATCGGTGCGGCGCGGACTGCTACCTGAACCCGACGGGCAGTTGTCTGTGCGACAGCGACTCGCACTGCGGTGCGAACCAGTACTGCGGCTGGGGGCTGAATTCGGGCAAGTGCCAGGACAAGAAGGGGCGGGGGGCGGCGTGCGCCTCCGGCCGCGAGTGCCTGTCCGGCACCTGCCGTTGGTCCTTCACGTGTAAGTAG
- a CDS encoding DUF4215 domain-containing protein, whose amino-acid sequence MSAALGAVVLGACGPMPEASELTAEESPALEGEVVVEEKTGSGASLTPPLDPYADAVSSYGVAVVLSPDNAVGPPDGQVASFVGLLGAALTLDLGAGEEGNGPLKIYYRGLATVGLVAQVTFMRSDFSIITSTQASLLDVGVGTYSVLVPYNRGIPYRYVRLETGIASLFGLDAVETMSLAGGGGGGGSAFCGDGIVGGAEQCDDGNLNSGDGCSSVCKVEPGYQCQGTHPSVCSDIDECAMGSHHCPPGYHCVNAPGTYYCKPGGCVQGSDLSGCVAPSSP is encoded by the coding sequence ATGAGCGCGGCCCTCGGGGCCGTCGTCCTGGGGGCCTGCGGGCCCATGCCGGAGGCGTCCGAGCTGACAGCCGAGGAGAGCCCGGCGCTGGAGGGGGAAGTCGTCGTCGAGGAGAAGACAGGGAGTGGCGCGAGCCTGACGCCGCCACTCGACCCGTACGCGGATGCGGTGTCCTCCTATGGTGTCGCCGTCGTCCTGTCTCCGGACAACGCCGTCGGGCCGCCGGACGGACAGGTCGCCAGCTTCGTGGGCCTCCTGGGCGCGGCCCTCACGCTGGACCTGGGCGCGGGTGAGGAGGGCAATGGCCCGCTGAAGATCTACTACCGCGGGCTGGCGACGGTGGGGCTGGTGGCGCAGGTGACGTTCATGCGCTCCGACTTCTCCATCATCACCAGCACGCAGGCGAGCCTGCTGGACGTGGGCGTGGGCACGTACTCCGTGCTGGTGCCGTACAACCGCGGCATCCCCTATCGCTACGTCCGCCTGGAGACGGGCATCGCCTCGCTGTTCGGCCTCGACGCGGTGGAGACCATGAGCCTCGCCGGTGGCGGCGGTGGTGGTGGCTCGGCCTTCTGTGGCGACGGCATCGTGGGGGGCGCCGAGCAGTGTGACGACGGCAACCTCAACTCCGGTGACGGTTGCAGCAGCGTATGCAAGGTGGAGCCCGGCTATCAGTGCCAGGGTACGCACCCCAGCGTCTGCTCGGACATCGACGAGTGCGCGATGGGTTCGCACCACTGCCCGCCGGGCTACCACTGCGTGAACGCGCCGGGCACCTACTACTGCAAGCCCGGGGGCTGCGTGCAGGGCTCCGACCTGTCGGGCTGTGTGGCCCCGTCGTCTCCGTGA
- a CDS encoding MXAN_0125 family MYXO-CTERM protein: MRRKQVWARGLSTWLGLAGLLVAPAALAQGDLCDCVSENQSVRSETPCLLITAYAACSTSKVHNACKFPVTLEDWPLASCGSSRCSQVLQPGEDADFIFAGPRDRDAPLHKRDREERFDEETFTVTVEGRPRAVTVTAEVSCLTGEQTKSGCSSSAGAAALPAVLMLLGLRARRRSVAPGART, from the coding sequence ATGCGGAGGAAGCAAGTATGGGCCCGTGGCCTGTCCACGTGGCTCGGACTCGCTGGCCTGCTGGTCGCGCCCGCGGCCCTGGCGCAGGGCGACCTGTGTGACTGCGTCAGCGAGAACCAGAGCGTGCGGTCGGAGACGCCCTGTCTGCTCATCACCGCCTACGCGGCCTGTAGCACCAGCAAGGTGCACAACGCGTGCAAGTTCCCCGTGACGCTGGAGGACTGGCCGCTGGCCTCCTGCGGCTCCTCGCGCTGCTCGCAGGTGCTCCAGCCCGGTGAGGACGCCGACTTCATCTTCGCCGGGCCCAGGGACCGCGACGCCCCGCTCCACAAGCGCGACCGCGAGGAGCGCTTCGACGAGGAGACCTTCACCGTGACGGTGGAGGGCCGGCCGAGGGCCGTCACCGTCACCGCGGAGGTGAGCTGCCTGACGGGAGAGCAGACGAAGAGCGGGTGCTCCTCCTCCGCGGGCGCCGCGGCGCTGCCCGCCGTGCTGATGCTCCTGGGCCTGCGGGCCAGACGGAGGTCGGTGGCGCCCGGGGCTCGGACCTGA
- the upp gene encoding uracil phosphoribosyltransferase has product MQFPNCTVVDHPLVKHKLTLMRRAETSTASFRALLQEISLLLAYEALRDLKMRDEPIQTPMAPMTAPVLDGKKLVLVAIMRAGQGILDGMLQLVPSARVGHIGLYRDPETLAAVEYYYRVPGQLADRDVVLCDPMLATGNSAVAALQRVKRSKPGSLRFVCLLACPEGLANLREHHPDVHVYTAAVDERLNEHGYIIPGLGDAGDRLFGTK; this is encoded by the coding sequence ATGCAATTCCCCAACTGCACCGTCGTGGACCATCCGCTGGTGAAGCACAAGCTGACGCTGATGCGACGGGCGGAGACGAGCACCGCGTCCTTCCGCGCGCTGCTCCAGGAAATCTCCCTGCTGCTCGCCTACGAGGCGCTGCGCGACCTGAAGATGCGCGACGAGCCCATCCAGACGCCCATGGCGCCCATGACGGCGCCGGTGCTGGACGGCAAGAAGCTGGTGCTGGTGGCCATCATGCGCGCCGGCCAGGGCATCCTCGACGGCATGCTCCAGCTCGTCCCCTCCGCGCGCGTGGGCCACATCGGCCTGTACCGGGACCCGGAGACGCTGGCGGCCGTGGAGTACTACTACCGCGTGCCGGGCCAGCTGGCGGACCGCGACGTGGTGTTGTGCGACCCCATGCTCGCCACGGGCAACTCCGCGGTGGCCGCGCTCCAGCGCGTCAAGCGCAGCAAGCCCGGCTCGCTGCGCTTCGTCTGTCTGCTGGCCTGTCCGGAGGGACTGGCGAACCTGCGCGAGCACCACCCGGACGTACACGTCTACACCGCCGCCGTGGACGAGCGGCTCAACGAACACGGCTACATCATCCCCGGGCTGGGCGACGCGGGCGACCGCCTCTTCGGCACCAAGTAG
- a CDS encoding CapA family protein — protein MPSPVLLLVPLLVATSPTPVELVFGGDVIPHGEVKTVAEQHARVGAVPPEGGVAPSLNHAGWDHVFGPIADVLRTADVGVLNLETPVTDNKRAVTRELLFNAPSAMAHALAAAGVKVVSTGNNHARDQLPAGILETLRHLDAAGIRHTGTGATKAAAWEPVFVEVRGMKVGFLSFTRWLNGFSNPKDAESPHVAFVPYAVHRLHRGIGTEEVVEVVRQTAARCDALVVLVHWGTEYASKPNAEDRELGRAMLDAGALAVVGHHPHVLQPLEGYTTKDGRRGLIAYSLGNLVANQGRFYAHSPGKQGVEGDKRDSMLLRVSLTRPQPWEPVALGDVAVLPVWIENNAVGRARKEPRNIQPVLIDRELEAVRERLATLAARPAPLEADARKEQKELERRLAASEHRRERILRMLPQGFSVASHALRQRESSGVLAPVSTGLGPSVATQSPP, from the coding sequence GTGCCTTCGCCCGTGCTGCTGCTCGTCCCCTTGCTGGTCGCCACGTCGCCCACCCCCGTGGAGCTCGTCTTCGGTGGAGACGTGATTCCGCACGGGGAGGTGAAGACGGTGGCGGAGCAGCACGCCCGCGTCGGCGCGGTGCCGCCGGAGGGCGGCGTGGCGCCGTCGCTGAACCATGCGGGGTGGGACCATGTCTTCGGGCCCATCGCGGACGTGCTGCGCACCGCGGACGTCGGCGTGCTCAACCTGGAGACACCCGTCACCGACAACAAGCGGGCGGTGACGCGCGAGCTGCTCTTCAACGCGCCCTCCGCCATGGCGCACGCACTCGCGGCGGCCGGGGTGAAGGTCGTCAGCACCGGCAACAACCACGCCCGCGACCAGCTCCCCGCGGGAATCCTGGAGACGCTGCGGCACCTGGACGCCGCGGGCATCCGCCACACCGGCACCGGCGCGACGAAGGCGGCGGCGTGGGAGCCCGTCTTCGTGGAGGTGCGAGGCATGAAGGTGGGCTTCCTGTCCTTCACGCGCTGGCTCAACGGCTTCAGCAACCCCAAGGACGCCGAGTCCCCGCACGTCGCCTTCGTGCCCTACGCGGTGCACCGGCTGCACCGGGGTATCGGCACCGAGGAGGTGGTGGAGGTGGTCCGCCAGACGGCCGCCCGCTGCGACGCGCTGGTGGTGCTGGTGCACTGGGGCACGGAGTACGCGAGCAAGCCGAACGCGGAGGACCGGGAGCTGGGGCGGGCGATGCTGGACGCCGGGGCGCTGGCCGTCGTCGGTCATCATCCGCACGTGCTCCAGCCGCTGGAGGGGTACACGACGAAGGACGGGCGCCGCGGGCTCATCGCGTACTCGCTGGGCAACCTGGTGGCGAACCAGGGCCGCTTCTACGCGCACAGCCCCGGCAAGCAGGGCGTGGAGGGCGACAAGCGCGACTCCATGCTGTTGCGCGTGTCGCTGACGCGGCCCCAGCCCTGGGAGCCGGTGGCGCTGGGAGATGTGGCGGTGCTGCCCGTCTGGATAGAGAACAACGCGGTGGGACGGGCGCGCAAGGAGCCGCGCAACATCCAGCCGGTGCTCATCGACCGGGAGCTGGAGGCCGTGCGGGAGCGGCTCGCCACGCTCGCGGCGCGGCCCGCGCCGTTGGAGGCCGACGCGCGCAAGGAGCAGAAGGAGCTGGAGCGGCGGCTGGCCGCCTCCGAGCACCGACGCGAGCGCATCCTGCGCATGCTGCCCCAGGGCTTCTCCGTCGCCTCCCACGCCCTGCGCCAGCGCGAGTCGAGCGGCGTGCTGGCGCCCGTGTCCACGGGGCTCGGCCCGAGCGTCGCCACGCAGTCCCCGCCTTGA